From Actinomycetota bacterium, the proteins below share one genomic window:
- a CDS encoding cyclic nucleotide-binding domain-containing protein, with protein MSKKQAIEVLSQVPLFAGLSKRELEHIYKESEEETFSEGTTIVREGDSTGRFYVILDGTVKVQSDGRSKGKMGPGDFFGEMSLLDGRPRSATIVAASYVRARSIAPWNFLSILEENWPITKKVLAALSERVRRGESSAKL; from the coding sequence ATGAGCAAGAAGCAGGCCATCGAGGTACTCAGCCAGGTGCCGCTCTTCGCGGGGCTGTCCAAGCGGGAACTCGAGCACATCTACAAGGAGAGCGAAGAGGAGACCTTCTCCGAGGGCACCACGATCGTCCGGGAGGGAGACTCGACCGGTCGCTTCTACGTGATCCTGGACGGGACGGTCAAGGTCCAGTCGGACGGCCGGAGCAAGGGCAAGATGGGGCCGGGCGACTTCTTCGGGGAGATGTCCCTCCTGGACGGCCGCCCGCGGTCGGCGACCATCGTGGCGGCCAGCTACGTGCGCGCGAGGTCCATCGCGCCGTGGAACTTCCTGTCCATCCTCGAGGAGAACTGGCCGATCACGAAGAAGGTCCTGGCCGCGCTCAGCGAGCGCGTCCGCCGCGGGGAGAGCTCGGCGAAGCTCTAG
- a CDS encoding thioredoxin domain-containing protein gives MDRNHEFTVQLPDGSGTFKVALLKDAVVAPEGGSTAATLEWIGAHAHGANEDEALDALLDSLREALSDESNHPRFMEYVRTHGRQLTEEEVAQEEEGQLRQASIRHSVTADEQYQVPIFREARVTRAGSSVVVEAFGARGSGTDLNEAANAFVASLNERVGSADSPGPAFDEFSTWVREHGERIPDEVLRRERETQQAWESSKETIAPISPADIDAESRHGVPLLVDFWAEWCGPCRMIAPVLAQLQDEWGDRIRIRKVNVDEYEGVWDLFNFRGIPAMLLFRDGEEIHRVIGFGGKEALVQELEPHLS, from the coding sequence ATGGACCGCAACCACGAGTTCACCGTCCAGCTGCCGGATGGTAGCGGCACCTTCAAGGTGGCCCTGCTGAAGGACGCCGTCGTCGCTCCCGAGGGCGGGTCGACCGCGGCCACGCTCGAGTGGATCGGCGCCCACGCGCACGGTGCCAACGAGGACGAGGCCCTCGACGCGTTGCTCGACTCCCTGCGCGAGGCGCTGAGCGACGAGTCGAACCACCCTCGCTTCATGGAGTACGTGCGCACCCACGGACGCCAGCTGACCGAGGAGGAGGTCGCCCAGGAGGAGGAGGGACAGCTCCGACAGGCGTCGATCCGTCACTCGGTCACGGCGGACGAGCAGTACCAGGTGCCCATCTTCCGGGAGGCCCGCGTCACCCGGGCGGGGTCGTCCGTGGTCGTCGAGGCGTTCGGCGCCCGGGGCTCGGGCACGGACCTCAACGAGGCGGCGAACGCCTTCGTCGCCTCGCTCAACGAGCGCGTCGGTTCGGCCGACTCGCCCGGCCCGGCCTTCGACGAGTTCTCGACCTGGGTGCGGGAGCACGGCGAGCGCATCCCGGACGAGGTGCTGCGCCGGGAGCGGGAGACGCAGCAGGCGTGGGAGAGCTCGAAGGAGACGATCGCGCCGATCTCGCCGGCCGATATCGACGCCGAGAGCCGGCACGGGGTGCCCCTGCTCGTGGACTTCTGGGCCGAGTGGTGCGGTCCGTGCCGCATGATCGCGCCGGTGCTCGCGCAGCTCCAGGACGAGTGGGGCGACCGGATCCGCATCCGGAAGGTGAACGTCGACGAGTACGAGGGGGTCTGGGACCTGTTCAACTTCCGCGGGATCCCCGCGATGCTCCTGTTCCGCGACGGTGAGGAGATCCACCGGGTGATCGGTTTCGGGGGCAAGGAAGCTCTCGTGCAGGAGCTCGAGCCTCACCTGTCCTGA
- the gltB gene encoding glutamate synthase large subunit, whose amino-acid sequence MRAEERDACGIGFVARSSGEARRDIVQAAIDALCRVVHRGAVAADDLTGDGAGILTPIPQGMFGDRGVAMLFTDGSAQARGIVEQAAGEEGLTDLTWRDVPTDDVALGDVARADMPTISQLLFTTDTDDADERERRAFRARKRAERAAAEHGLRLYVPSWSFRTVTYKALVAAPQLSHFYLDLADPAFTAPFAIFHQRYSTNTRPTWERAQPFRFLCHNGEINAIAGNINLMRAREARLGADDLAPPEILSPVVDPRGSDSAVLDNALELLVRGGRDIRHAAAMLVPPHWEQNDNLDEDLRDFYRYHSALVEPWDGPAGLVFTDGVRVAACLDRNGLRPLRTQVCEDGLVVVSSEVGTVDLEGHGKVKRGRLGPGQIICVDPTLAEPVQGDGTVRRHLAELRPWGDWSKSFTAMGAGDASAKVPEDLVSRQVAFGFTREELAVIVEPMSKQAKEPTSSMGDDTAKAFLSPFARPVFNYFKQRFAQVTNPPIDHLRERLVMSLRTLVGPRRPLLTEGPDAAELLEFDSFFLFHPGVDDLFLDAPWPVAHLDATFPVAGGPDGLRQAIETLCDGAEAAVRDGAAIVVLSDQHIDADRAPVPSLLSTGAVHHRLVRAGIRTLASIVVDSGEPRETHHFACLLGYGADLICPRLALATLADRAQSGMLDGLPVATALANYRAAAEDGVLKIMSKMGISTLDSYRGAQIFEAIGLGSEVIETCFDGTFSTIWGIGFRELGEDVLRRHEAAYGTPKPSLPRPGFVKFRPKGEYHQTNPDVVNALHDTVGAGTNRRDADLEAAAHALRVAVRGDIAEQYETFARLVNERPPAEPRDLLELVATDPIPLDEVEPAEGILRRFSTGAISHGAISKEAHETLAQAMNMVGGRANSGEGGEDPDRYRDDRNCRIKQVASGRFGVTPEYCVNADELQIKIAQGAKPGEGGQLPGHKVSDEIARLRHTQPGVSLISPPPHHDIYSIEDLAQLIYDLKQVNPEADVSVKLVSSTGVGTIAAGVVKGLAEIVHIAGADGGTGASPLSSIKNAGLPWELGLAETQQVLCAEGLRDRVRVRVDGGFKTGRDVVMAALLGADEYSFGTAVLLAEGCIMVRTCHRDTCPVGIATQNPELRAKYQGTPEMVVAYLRFVAEEARRILASLGLRSIDEAIGRVDLLRQRETGDPRADAVDLSWLLRPAPEPRRFVSHIPMQRARSALGSKIASDAIFALKVGETVEREYPIRNGDRTVGAELGGRVAKVFGEEAPLGTARLRFTGQAGQSFGAFLTQGVELHLRGEANDYVGKGMNGGLIVITPPRDDAGDPVLMGNTVLYGATGGELYCAGSAGARFAVRNSGALAVVEGAGMHACEYMTGGWVIILGPVGQNVGAGMTGGQAFIHDPTASIRRKINPELVFADPVNRDQMEIVREFVERHAELTGSAVARRMLGAWADEAPWFWAVRPKTDVAALEARQDGLAPTEAEPAAL is encoded by the coding sequence ATGAGAGCCGAGGAACGGGACGCGTGCGGGATCGGGTTCGTCGCCCGCTCGAGCGGCGAGGCACGCCGTGACATCGTCCAAGCGGCTATCGACGCGCTCTGCCGGGTCGTCCACCGCGGAGCGGTCGCGGCGGACGATCTGACCGGTGACGGGGCCGGGATCCTCACTCCCATCCCGCAGGGGATGTTCGGCGACCGCGGTGTCGCGATGCTCTTCACGGACGGGTCCGCGCAGGCACGCGGGATCGTCGAGCAAGCGGCCGGCGAGGAAGGGCTGACCGACCTCACCTGGCGCGACGTCCCCACCGACGACGTGGCCCTGGGGGACGTTGCCCGCGCGGACATGCCCACCATCTCACAGCTCCTGTTCACCACCGACACCGACGACGCCGACGAGCGAGAGCGCAGAGCGTTCCGGGCCCGCAAGCGCGCCGAGAGGGCCGCGGCCGAGCACGGCCTCAGGCTCTACGTCCCGTCCTGGTCCTTCCGGACCGTCACCTACAAGGCGCTCGTGGCGGCTCCCCAGCTGTCGCACTTCTACCTCGACCTGGCCGACCCGGCCTTCACCGCCCCCTTCGCGATCTTCCACCAGCGCTACTCGACCAACACCCGGCCCACGTGGGAGCGCGCCCAGCCCTTCCGGTTCCTCTGCCACAACGGTGAGATCAACGCGATCGCCGGAAACATCAACCTGATGCGGGCCCGGGAGGCCCGCCTGGGCGCAGACGACCTCGCGCCGCCGGAGATCCTGTCCCCCGTCGTGGACCCGCGAGGCTCGGACTCGGCGGTCCTGGACAACGCGCTCGAACTGCTCGTGAGGGGCGGGCGGGACATCCGTCATGCGGCGGCGATGCTCGTCCCCCCGCACTGGGAGCAGAACGACAACCTGGACGAGGACCTGCGCGACTTCTACCGGTACCACTCCGCCCTCGTGGAGCCGTGGGACGGTCCGGCCGGGCTCGTGTTCACCGACGGCGTCCGGGTCGCGGCGTGCCTGGACCGCAACGGCCTGCGTCCGCTCCGCACCCAGGTCTGCGAGGACGGGCTGGTGGTCGTGTCGAGCGAGGTGGGCACGGTCGACCTGGAAGGTCACGGAAAGGTGAAGCGCGGGCGGCTCGGTCCGGGGCAGATCATCTGCGTCGACCCGACGCTGGCCGAACCCGTCCAGGGCGACGGGACGGTCCGCCGCCACCTGGCCGAGCTGCGCCCCTGGGGCGACTGGTCCAAGTCGTTCACCGCCATGGGAGCCGGGGACGCGTCCGCGAAGGTCCCCGAGGACCTCGTCTCCCGCCAGGTCGCGTTCGGCTTCACGCGCGAGGAGCTCGCGGTGATCGTGGAGCCGATGTCCAAGCAGGCCAAGGAGCCCACGTCGTCCATGGGCGACGACACGGCGAAGGCGTTCCTGTCCCCCTTCGCCCGTCCGGTCTTCAACTACTTCAAGCAGCGGTTCGCCCAGGTGACGAACCCGCCCATCGACCACCTGCGGGAGCGCCTGGTGATGTCGCTGCGCACGCTGGTGGGCCCACGCCGCCCGCTGCTCACGGAGGGCCCCGATGCGGCCGAGCTCCTCGAGTTCGACTCCTTCTTCCTGTTCCATCCGGGTGTCGACGACCTGTTCCTCGACGCACCGTGGCCGGTCGCCCACCTCGACGCCACGTTCCCGGTCGCCGGCGGACCCGACGGGCTGCGTCAGGCGATCGAGACGCTGTGCGACGGCGCCGAGGCGGCCGTCCGCGACGGCGCTGCCATCGTGGTGCTCTCCGACCAGCACATCGACGCCGACCGCGCTCCCGTCCCGTCGCTGCTATCAACCGGGGCGGTCCACCATCGCCTCGTCCGGGCGGGGATCCGCACGCTCGCCTCGATCGTCGTCGACTCCGGTGAGCCGCGGGAGACCCACCACTTCGCGTGCCTGCTGGGCTACGGGGCGGACCTGATCTGCCCCCGACTGGCGCTGGCCACGCTGGCCGACCGCGCGCAGTCGGGGATGCTCGACGGGCTCCCCGTGGCGACGGCGCTCGCCAACTACCGGGCGGCCGCCGAGGACGGGGTCCTCAAGATCATGTCGAAGATGGGCATCTCGACCCTCGACTCCTACCGCGGCGCGCAGATCTTCGAGGCCATCGGGCTGGGGAGCGAGGTGATCGAGACGTGCTTCGACGGCACCTTCTCGACCATCTGGGGGATCGGGTTCCGCGAGCTCGGGGAGGACGTGCTGAGGCGCCACGAGGCTGCCTACGGGACGCCCAAGCCGTCGCTCCCCCGCCCCGGCTTCGTGAAGTTCCGCCCGAAGGGCGAGTACCACCAGACCAACCCGGACGTCGTGAACGCGCTGCACGACACGGTCGGCGCGGGCACGAACCGCCGCGACGCGGACCTCGAGGCGGCCGCTCACGCGCTGCGCGTCGCCGTGCGCGGCGACATCGCCGAGCAGTACGAGACCTTCGCGCGGCTCGTGAACGAGCGTCCCCCGGCCGAACCGCGCGACCTGCTCGAACTGGTGGCCACCGATCCGATCCCGCTGGACGAGGTGGAACCGGCAGAGGGCATCCTGCGCCGCTTCTCCACCGGTGCGATCAGCCACGGCGCGATCAGCAAGGAGGCCCACGAGACCCTCGCCCAGGCGATGAACATGGTCGGGGGCCGGGCCAACTCGGGCGAGGGAGGCGAGGATCCGGACCGCTACCGCGATGATCGCAACTGCCGGATCAAGCAGGTCGCGTCCGGGAGGTTCGGCGTCACCCCCGAGTACTGCGTGAACGCGGACGAGCTGCAGATCAAGATCGCCCAGGGAGCCAAGCCGGGTGAGGGGGGCCAGCTCCCGGGACACAAGGTGTCCGACGAGATCGCCCGCCTGCGGCACACCCAGCCGGGCGTCTCCCTCATCTCTCCCCCGCCCCACCACGACATCTACTCGATCGAGGACCTCGCTCAGCTGATCTACGACCTGAAGCAGGTGAACCCGGAAGCGGACGTGTCCGTGAAGCTGGTGTCCTCCACCGGGGTCGGGACGATCGCCGCGGGGGTCGTGAAGGGACTGGCGGAGATCGTCCACATCGCGGGTGCGGATGGGGGCACGGGGGCGTCCCCGCTCTCCTCGATCAAGAACGCCGGGCTCCCGTGGGAGCTGGGCCTGGCCGAGACGCAGCAGGTCCTGTGCGCCGAGGGCCTGCGCGACCGGGTGAGGGTGCGGGTGGACGGCGGGTTCAAGACCGGACGCGACGTCGTGATGGCCGCGCTCCTCGGCGCGGACGAGTACTCGTTCGGGACGGCCGTCCTGCTCGCGGAGGGCTGCATCATGGTGCGCACCTGCCACCGGGACACCTGTCCGGTCGGGATAGCCACCCAGAACCCCGAGCTCCGGGCCAAGTACCAAGGGACGCCGGAGATGGTCGTCGCCTACCTCCGCTTCGTCGCCGAAGAGGCGCGGCGCATCCTCGCCTCCCTCGGGCTCCGCTCGATCGACGAGGCGATCGGGCGGGTCGACCTCCTGCGCCAGCGGGAGACCGGCGACCCACGGGCCGACGCCGTGGACCTGTCCTGGCTGCTGCGTCCGGCACCCGAGCCGCGGCGGTTCGTCTCCCACATCCCGATGCAGCGCGCCCGTTCGGCGCTCGGGAGCAAGATCGCCTCCGACGCCATCTTCGCGCTCAAGGTGGGTGAGACGGTCGAGCGCGAGTACCCCATCCGCAACGGCGACCGGACCGTGGGAGCCGAGCTGGGCGGACGGGTGGCCAAGGTGTTCGGCGAAGAAGCGCCGCTCGGGACGGCGCGGCTGCGGTTCACCGGGCAGGCCGGACAGTCCTTCGGCGCGTTCCTCACCCAGGGAGTCGAGCTGCACCTGCGCGGGGAGGCCAACGACTACGTGGGCAAGGGGATGAACGGCGGACTCATCGTGATCACCCCCCCACGCGACGACGCGGGAGACCCCGTGCTCATGGGCAACACCGTCCTGTACGGGGCGACCGGAGGCGAGCTCTACTGCGCGGGATCGGCCGGGGCGCGGTTCGCGGTCCGCAACTCGGGAGCGCTCGCGGTCGTCGAGGGAGCGGGGATGCACGCCTGCGAGTACATGACGGGGGGCTGGGTGATCATCCTCGGTCCGGTCGGGCAGAACGTCGGCGCGGGCATGACCGGGGGCCAGGCGTTCATCCACGACCCGACCGCGTCGATACGGCGCAAGATCAACCCGGAGCTCGTGTTCGCCGACCCGGTGAACCGCGACCAGATGGAGATCGTCCGAGAGTTCGTCGAGCGTCACGCCGAGCTGACCGGGTCGGCGGTCGCCCGCCGGATGCTGGGCGCGTGGGCGGATGAGGCTCCATGGTTCTGGGCCGTGCGTCCGAAGACCGACGTGGCCGCGCTCGAGGCGCGGCAGGACGGCCTGGCCCCCACCGAGGCGGAGCCGGCGGCCCTCTGA
- a CDS encoding amidohydrolase family protein: MSLLFTGVRLFDGRSWAPEPLDVVVDDDHVSGIGSAAPTRWTGRIEGGVVLPGLVDAHAHLALADPWQVARAGVTGVLDLGAPLHFAIGSHEPLRYRFSGPMLTSPGGYPIRTWGAGGFGLEVATVEQAAQAASELIDHGATVVKIALEPREGDVIPEGRLRAIVDTAHARGVRVVAHAVLTGAVCAALDAGVDILAHVPVERLDEQVVADIASRGVAVISTICAQGATPAVEDNARAMAEAGVRIVYGTNLGMRESPYLDIEELRCLAAVTGSEEGALRAATTDAAEVAGVSSGVHPGAPADLVWLPSFEDLADLKGPKRVWIGGREVE, from the coding sequence ATGTCCCTGCTCTTCACCGGCGTCCGCCTCTTCGACGGACGGTCCTGGGCTCCCGAGCCGCTGGATGTCGTGGTCGACGACGACCACGTGTCCGGCATCGGCTCGGCCGCGCCCACGCGCTGGACCGGGCGGATCGAGGGCGGAGTCGTCCTGCCCGGCTTGGTCGACGCGCACGCGCACCTCGCCCTCGCCGACCCGTGGCAGGTGGCCAGGGCGGGGGTGACCGGCGTCCTCGACCTGGGGGCACCCCTTCACTTCGCCATCGGCTCCCACGAACCGCTGCGGTACCGGTTCTCCGGCCCGATGCTCACGAGCCCCGGCGGGTACCCCATACGCACGTGGGGAGCGGGCGGCTTCGGGCTCGAGGTCGCGACCGTCGAGCAGGCCGCCCAGGCCGCCTCGGAGCTGATCGACCACGGGGCGACCGTCGTGAAGATCGCGCTCGAGCCGCGTGAGGGAGACGTGATACCGGAGGGTCGGCTCCGGGCGATCGTGGACACCGCCCACGCGCGGGGCGTCCGTGTCGTCGCCCACGCGGTGCTCACCGGTGCGGTGTGCGCGGCTCTCGACGCCGGGGTGGACATCCTGGCCCACGTGCCGGTGGAGCGACTGGACGAGCAGGTCGTGGCGGACATCGCCTCGCGCGGGGTGGCCGTGATCTCGACCATCTGTGCGCAGGGGGCCACGCCCGCGGTCGAGGACAACGCCCGCGCGATGGCGGAGGCCGGAGTTCGGATCGTGTACGGGACGAACCTCGGGATGCGGGAGAGCCCCTACCTCGACATCGAGGAGCTGCGGTGCCTGGCCGCGGTCACCGGCAGCGAGGAGGGGGCCCTCCGCGCAGCCACGACCGACGCGGCCGAGGTGGCCGGGGTGTCGTCGGGGGTGCACCCGGGAGCCCCCGCGGACCTGGTATGGCTCCCTTCCTTCGAAGACCTAGCGGATCTGAAGGGTCCGAAGCGGGTCTGGATCGGCGGACGCGAGGTCGAGTGA
- a CDS encoding sucrase/ferredoxin-like family protein gives MSLSPSGEPREPLPGTVKLYERHIFVCTGRVGWPGHIEEDGGFVQALSEAIAGAGDRIARTVKVTACDEPPVRGEGYDLLVFPDAVRYVAVRDPDIPAFVEDHLVSDRPSDRLEHTELRGKHVFVCIHANRDVRCGRCGPPVARRFRDLLQERGLEDEVTVRRTSHVGQHSLAANVLVYPGGDWYGYVTPDDVPRIVDEHLQSGEIVGDLWRGRMGTTPEEQRALASQWG, from the coding sequence ATGAGCCTGTCACCGTCGGGGGAGCCCCGGGAGCCCCTCCCGGGTACGGTCAAGCTCTACGAGCGCCACATCTTCGTCTGCACGGGCCGGGTCGGGTGGCCCGGCCATATCGAGGAGGACGGCGGCTTCGTCCAGGCCCTCTCCGAGGCCATCGCCGGTGCGGGGGACCGGATCGCGCGGACGGTCAAGGTCACCGCGTGCGACGAGCCCCCGGTGCGCGGGGAGGGGTACGACCTGCTCGTCTTCCCGGACGCGGTCCGCTACGTCGCCGTCCGCGACCCGGACATCCCCGCCTTCGTCGAGGACCACCTCGTGTCGGACCGTCCGTCCGACCGGCTCGAGCACACCGAGCTCCGGGGCAAGCACGTGTTCGTCTGCATCCACGCCAACCGCGACGTCCGGTGCGGCCGATGCGGGCCTCCCGTGGCTCGCCGGTTCCGCGACCTCCTGCAGGAGCGCGGGCTCGAGGACGAGGTGACGGTGCGGCGGACGAGCCACGTGGGCCAGCACTCCTTGGCCGCGAACGTCCTCGTGTACCCGGGCGGCGACTGGTACGGCTACGTCACGCCCGACGACGTCCCGCGGATCGTCGACGAGCACCTGCAGAGTGGGGAGATCGTCGGGGACCTGTGGCGCGGGCGGATGGGGACCACCCCCGAGGAGCAGCGGGCGCTGGCCTCCCAGTGGGGCTAG